The region CGGGTGGTCCAGCGGATAGCGCAGCAGGTGCAGGGCGAGCAGCGAGTAGACCCACGGCGGCTGGATCCCGCCCCACGAGCCGTCCGCCTCCTGGCGGGCCAGGATCCACTCGGCGCCGCGGCGCATCGCGAGCCGGCGGACCGTGCGCAGCGGCCGCCGGGAGTAGGCGTGCAGGGCCCTGTCCAGGCGTTGGAACGCCCCGGCCCAGGTCCAGGGCCTGGCCAGCGGCGGCGGGTCGGTGTGCGACCGCAGCTCGTCGACGCCGAACGGCAGCGGGCGGCACGGCCGCAGCGTCGCGACGATGGTCAGCGGGACGACGGTCTGCCGGGCCCAGCAGGCCCAGTCGTAGACGTTGAAGGGGAACCACTTCGGCAGGAAGATCAGCTCGGGGGGCATGTCCGGCAGGTCGTCCCAGGACCAGAGGCCGAACAGCGCCAGCCAGATCCGGGTGAAGACCCGGCTGCGCTCCAGCCCGCCCGCGGCGACGGCGAACTCCGCGGCGCGGCGCATGTGGTCCGCGGCCGGGTCGTCGCCCGCGAGCCGCAACGCGACCCAGGCCTCGACCGTGGTCGACAGGTCCCCGGGCCCGCCCCTGAAGGTGGCCCAGCTACCGTCCCCGCGCTGCTGCGCCCGGATCCACCGGGCCGCCTGCGCGGTGTCCTCGGCGGTCCGGATGCCGAGGAACTCCCGCATCAGCAGGTCCTCGGCGTCCATGGTCACGTTCGTCTCGAGCTCGCCCTGCCACCAGCCCTTCGGGTGCTGGATGCCGCGCAGGTACCCGACGGCGGCGTCGAGTGCGGCCCGGGGGGAGCGGCGGTCGTCGTCGGCCGGTGGCTCCGGCGCCGTGAGGGGCGGAGTCAACGTCATTCAGAACTCCCTTTCGGTCAGGTAGCGCCCGAGCGCGACGAGCTCGGCGTGCGGTCCGCCCGCGAGCGCGGCCCCGCCGAGGGCCCGCTCCGCGAGGTCCATCCGGCGGCGGGCCTCGGCCGCGGCCCAGGCCCGGCCCCCGCCCCGGTCGACGAGCGCGGCGGCGTGGTGCAGCTCGGCCTCCGTCGGCTCGCCGTCCTGCGCCAGCCAGGCCCCGAGCTGCCGCCCGGCGTCCCCGCCGCGGCGCACCGCGTAGGTGACGGGCTGCGACTTCTTGCGCGAGCGCAGGTCCGAGAGCACCGGCTTTCCGGTGACGGCCGGGTCGCCCCAGATCCCCAGCAGGTCGTCGACCAGCTGGAACGCCATCCCCGCCTCGAGACCGTAGGTCTGCAGCCCGGCCACGGTGTGCGCGGGCGCCCCGGCCAGGACGGCCCCGATCGCCGCGCTGGTGGCGAGTAGCGAGCCCGTCTTCCCGGCCGCCATCGACAGGGCCTCGTGGACCTCGACGTCGTCCCGCCGCTCGAACGCGAGGTCCTCGGCCTGGCCCCGGATCAGCTCGCGGGTGGTGGCCGCGAGCAGCCGGGCCGCGGCGGCCGCGTGCGGGGACGTCGACTCGAGGAGCACCTCCTGGGCCAGCGCGAGCATCGCGTCGCCGCAGAGGATCGCGGCGGAGGAGCCCCACTGCGCCCAGACCGTGGTGCGGTGGCGGCGTTCGGTGTCGCCGTCCATGAGGTCGTCGTGCAGCAGCGAGAAGTTGTGCACGAGCTCGACGGCGACGGCGCCGGGCAGCCCGGTCTCGGGGGTGGCGCCCGCGGCCCGGGCGGAGAGGATCGCGAGCGCGGGCCGGACGGCCTTGCCGCCGCCCCTGCCGGGCGAGCCGTCGAGCTCGACCCAGCCGAGGTGGTAGCGCGCCTGCTCCCGGCTGGCGGCGTCCAGCCGCTCGACGGCGTCCTGCAGCGCAGGGGTGGTCGCCTCCCGGTAGCCGGCCAGGAGTGCCTTCACGTCGACGGGCCCGGGCGCGTTCGCCGCATCGGTGCCGGTCAGCGTGGCGGTCATGATGCCGCCTCCGCGGGAGGGAGTGCGTCGGCGGTCATGACGCCGCCTCCGCGGGAGGGAGTGCGTCGGCGGGCCACGCCGGCACCCCCACCTGGACGGGGGCGTCCGCGAGCAGGGCGTCCGCGGCGGCCGCACCGCTGCGCACCGCGCCCTCCATGGTCGCGGGCCAGCCCGTGTCGGTCCACGCGCCCGCCA is a window of Pseudonocardia sp. T1-2H DNA encoding:
- a CDS encoding polyprenyl synthetase family protein — encoded protein: MTATLTGTDAANAPGPVDVKALLAGYREATTPALQDAVERLDAASREQARYHLGWVELDGSPGRGGGKAVRPALAILSARAAGATPETGLPGAVAVELVHNFSLLHDDLMDGDTERRHRTTVWAQWGSSAAILCGDAMLALAQEVLLESTSPHAAAAARLLAATTRELIRGQAEDLAFERRDDVEVHEALSMAAGKTGSLLATSAAIGAVLAGAPAHTVAGLQTYGLEAGMAFQLVDDLLGIWGDPAVTGKPVLSDLRSRKKSQPVTYAVRRGGDAGRQLGAWLAQDGEPTEAELHHAAALVDRGGGRAWAAAEARRRMDLAERALGGAALAGGPHAELVALGRYLTEREF